GCTCAATATATGGCAAAGTCCTGTTTAAGGCTTGCAATAATTCTTGACAATCTTTATCGGTGTGTAGTTGCATGGTGGCTTATTTTAAGTTGACTCTACTTTTGTCCAACAAAGATTTCACTTCGGCAATGCGATAATATATTTTCTTCCCGATGGTAGAAAATGAGAGTTTACCATATTCTCGAAGCGTTTGCAAACGGCGAAGAGAAATATTCAGAGAAGTCGCCAGTTCTTTGCCCTCAATCCATTCTTGCTCAATGCACTGAGTATCATTAAATGGTTGTTTCGGAGCTAAAGAAGCAATTTTCTCCAAGTGCTTTTTGAATGCTTCAAATGATTCTTTTTCTATTGCAATAATATCCATAAGTGTTGACTTTATTCGATTTG
This window of the Proteiniphilum saccharofermentans genome carries:
- a CDS encoding MerR family transcriptional regulator is translated as MDIIAIEKESFEAFKKHLEKIASLAPKQPFNDTQCIEQEWIEGKELATSLNISLRRLQTLREYGKLSFSTIGKKIYYRIAEVKSLLDKSRVNLK